A segment of the Sphingobacterium oryzagri genome:
GCCGCGAAATCTAAGATTCCACTTGCCGCAAAAACGCCCATTTCACTTTTGACAAAAGAAATTCTTCAATTTTCCACCACGATAGAAGAAGCCATTACGATAGCGAAGAAACGTCAGGTGTTCGTTTCCGAATCCATTATAATCGGAAGTGCTAAGGATCGAAGGGCTATCATCATTGAGGTTGCTCCTGCTAATTTTGGGGTTTATGAGGTCCCCAATTCAACGCATTTGATCTGCACAAATCATTTCCAATCGCAGGTGTATCAGCAAGAGTCCCGAAACCTGAGCCAGATTCGTGAAGGAGTTTCCTCATATCGCTATGAAAAGTTACAAGAGCTGCTGCAGCAGGAGAAAAAGCTGAATACGAAAGAAATGGCTGATATCCTTCGGAATAGAGAAGGCTTAAACGCGAGATCTATCGGATATGGAAACGAAAAAGCGCTAAATCAGCTATTGGCGCACCATTCGGTTATATTTTCTCCCGAACAAAAAAAGATATGGGTTTCTTCGAAGCCTTATCAATTGGGCGAAATGGTTTGCTATGACCTCAACGACATTTTTGGCGCACAGCCAAAGCCAGGCAAACTATCAACACCAGCGTTCAATATCCCTCGCAGTCCTTTCGCCGATTCCGAAGAGTTTTTGAATTATGAGAGGTTTAAGAAAGTATCCCTGACGATCGATTCTGCCATTCGAAACAAAACAACTCTTGATGAGGCTTTGCTCCAAAACTTTATCAATCTGAACCCTGATTTTTGGTTAAGTTATTTCAAGGTAGGACAGTATTTTTTTACCCAAAAGAACTATTCGGAAGCCGAAGTTTACTTTGGAAGAGCGACTCAACGAGAGATCACGAGGGTTTCCGATCGGAATAACACCGAAAGCTATCTTCGAAAAACAAGAAGAAGAAATCGCGGGTTCGAAAAGCAGGCGACCAGGGATCATTCGGATTCCGTTCACGTAAAAAGTCTAAAAAAACTACCGTAAAAAGAATAGATGAGCAAGCATGATGAGGGTAGTGATGTGATGGCTTCGCTGTTTATGCAAAAGCCCGCAAAGCAATGACGTGACCCCTCATTTCACTTTAAATGCGCAAAGCGAGAACTTCTATTTTAGCCAAGTGTCTGTTCACTTTTTCAAACAGATAATACAACTATACATCAAATCATGTAGGTAGGAAACTGAATATAACACAGCCATTCACCATAAACAACCAAAGCGAGAACGACAACGGGAGCAAAGAGCATGTGTGCAGACTTCAGTTGTCCTGAGAAGTGGGAAAATTGGTCATTTCTAGAGGGCCCTATTATTGTACTTTTAAATCGCACGTCGATTTATTATCCTCTCGTTAAAGAGAGCCAACGAGATGTGTATGGCGACAGCACCTTTGAGCAGTTCTATTTCAGTTTTTTCTCGAAGAAATCAATTATAATTTTACTGACTCTATCGTGCACGTCCTTTCTATTGACAGCGTCATCATCCTTAAAAATCATCGGAGCGTCTCTTTTTAGTCCTTCCCGAGCTTCGTTCATAAATATATAATGCCCTATTTTTCCTTCTAGTTCTATATATGCCGACCCCTTTATTAAGTTGTGAAAGTGTTTTGCATTTGTGATAACGGGGGTACGTTCATCTTTTTCAGCACCTATTATCAGGATGGGCTTATCGAAATTGTCAAACTGGCTCACCTGCTCAAACCCTTGGCCGACTGCGGGTGCCATTGCCACAAAAGCCGAAATTCTATTATCTTTTAAATGCTTAAAAGCATTGTTGCCTTTTTCTATTAATTCGGGCGTTATAAACTTTGAAACATCTCCCAATTCGGGTACTTTAAATTCCTCTTTTCCTTCTTTAGTACTTGAGAATTTTTTCAGCGAATCGTAGTTAATGCTTCCTCCAGCTAATGCGATTGTTGTATATCCACCTAATGAAAATCCAACCATTCCAATTTTTGTTGTATCAATGTTAGAACTTAGTTCGGGTAGATTGACGACCTTATCAATAGCAAAACTTATATCCAAAGGTCTTTCCCATATCTTTACAAAATTTTCAGCAATTTTATTATCAAGTG
Coding sequences within it:
- a CDS encoding alpha/beta hydrolase family protein gives rise to the protein MKTKIILFMLGSFIAILHACNIEDDYKQISHKEYLETHQYNIGQMTLLLNDDKRNRPIKTEIWYPTNDTAKSNPTSEYPFKLPPTSKDAAIVSNKHPLIFLSHGTGGNRISQMWLACELASSGYIVAAVDHFGNTLDNKIAENFVKIWERPLDISFAIDKVVNLPELSSNIDTTKIGMVGFSLGGYTTIALAGGSINYDSLKKFSSTKEGKEEFKVPELGDVSKFITPELIEKGNNAFKHLKDNRISAFVAMAPAVGQGFEQVSQFDNFDKPILIIGAEKDERTPVITNAKHFHNLIKGSAYIELEGKIGHYIFMNEAREGLKRDAPMIFKDDDAVNRKDVHDRVSKIIIDFFEKKLK
- a CDS encoding C45 family peptidase, with the protein product MKRVFLYWLLILFLCISCGVSRSVRHTPNLDNYSTNPPEVVRIDDSTFYADKAFVTKNQQQQWELYLEGDPLQLGYQHGGLMQSLVQQQEKYFFSRVADFVPSRFKQKMLSGFLKWYNRKMYLHVSNDYQAEIYGLSHYSSDKYDDVAPRFLRNMYLHGAHDIGHALQDMMMVGCSSLAVWDENSEDGSLLIGRNFDFYVSDDFAENKVVQFVRPSKGIPYVSISWPGMTGVVSGMNYDGLTVTINAAKSKIPLAAKTPISLLTKEILQFSTTIEEAITIAKKRQVFVSESIIIGSAKDRRAIIIEVAPANFGVYEVPNSTHLICTNHFQSQVYQQESRNLSQIREGVSSYRYEKLQELLQQEKKLNTKEMADILRNREGLNARSIGYGNEKALNQLLAHHSVIFSPEQKKIWVSSKPYQLGEMVCYDLNDIFGAQPKPGKLSTPAFNIPRSPFADSEEFLNYERFKKVSLTIDSAIRNKTTLDEALLQNFINLNPDFWLSYFKVGQYFFTQKNYSEAEVYFGRATQREITRVSDRNNTESYLRKTRRRNRGFEKQATRDHSDSVHVKSLKKLP